A window from Trinickia violacea encodes these proteins:
- a CDS encoding LysR family transcriptional regulator, giving the protein MDVADLKVFEAVARHGSMNRAATELHTVQSNVTARIRSLEREVGVALFQRHVRGVSLTPAGQRMLPYAARIAKLVADAKLAALDDGPPSGALILGTLETTAALRLSPILSNFARMHPQVQLSLTTGTSCSLTSDVAECRLDGAFVAGPVDHPDLHTETIFQEELVLVTPRTLRSLESILSVKDLKTIVFRMGCSYRQRLEALLAEMGVLTATPLEFGSLDAIIACVAAGIGITLLPRGVVANAAAQDLVGIHPIAPEKAQVATLFIRRHDAYVSSAMRAFVDVARSEFGPRMVAA; this is encoded by the coding sequence ATGGATGTTGCCGACCTCAAGGTATTCGAGGCAGTGGCCCGTCATGGAAGCATGAACCGCGCGGCCACGGAACTGCATACCGTTCAATCGAACGTCACCGCTCGAATCCGATCCTTGGAAAGAGAGGTCGGCGTGGCGCTTTTTCAGCGCCACGTGCGTGGCGTGAGCCTGACGCCGGCGGGGCAGCGGATGCTGCCCTACGCGGCGCGTATCGCGAAGCTCGTGGCGGACGCCAAGCTCGCCGCGCTCGACGACGGCCCACCCAGCGGCGCGCTCATATTGGGCACCCTCGAAACCACGGCGGCGCTGCGCTTGTCTCCCATCCTCAGCAATTTCGCGAGAATGCATCCGCAGGTGCAGTTGTCACTGACCACCGGCACGAGTTGCAGCCTGACGTCGGATGTCGCCGAGTGCCGGCTCGACGGCGCATTCGTAGCGGGACCGGTGGACCATCCGGACCTGCATACGGAGACGATCTTTCAAGAGGAACTGGTGCTGGTCACGCCGCGCACCTTGCGTTCGCTGGAGTCGATCCTGTCGGTCAAAGATCTCAAGACGATCGTCTTTCGCATGGGTTGTTCCTATCGTCAGCGGCTCGAAGCCTTGCTTGCGGAAATGGGCGTCCTCACTGCGACGCCGCTCGAATTCGGCTCGCTCGACGCGATCATCGCGTGCGTGGCTGCCGGGATCGGAATCACGCTGCTGCCGCGCGGCGTGGTGGCGAATGCAGCGGCTCAAGATCTCGTCGGCATTCATCCGATCGCGCCTGAAAAGGCGCAAGTCGCAACGCTCTTCATTCGACGTCACGACGCTTACGTATCGAGCGCGATGCGCGCATTTGTCGATGTGGCGCGTTCCGAGTTCGGCCCGCGCATGGTTGCCGCTTAG
- a CDS encoding MarR family winged helix-turn-helix transcriptional regulator, whose product MKSTDTAEAAALKLSDFLCFAVYSANLAFGKAYKPILDELGLTYTQYITIIALWEEDNQTVGSLGEKLFLESNTLTPILKKLEAMGYLHRQRDPEDERQVLVGLTKAGRRLREKGLSMDIVDACGLTPEEFPKVQNAIVTLRNSLIQSVRNQE is encoded by the coding sequence ATGAAATCCACCGACACCGCAGAAGCAGCGGCTTTGAAGCTGTCCGACTTTCTATGCTTCGCCGTCTATTCGGCGAATCTCGCTTTCGGCAAGGCGTACAAGCCGATTCTCGACGAGCTCGGCCTCACGTACACGCAATACATCACGATCATTGCGCTGTGGGAGGAAGACAATCAGACCGTCGGCAGTCTCGGCGAAAAATTGTTTCTCGAGTCGAACACGCTCACGCCGATCCTGAAGAAGCTGGAAGCGATGGGCTATCTGCACAGGCAGCGCGATCCGGAGGACGAGCGTCAAGTGCTGGTCGGTCTGACGAAGGCCGGGCGGCGCTTGCGCGAAAAGGGCCTGTCCATGGACATCGTGGACGCTTGCGGCCTGACGCCTGAAGAATTCCCCAAGGTACAAAACGCGATCGTCACGCTGCGCAACAGCCTCATCCAGTCCGTGCGGAACCAAGAGTAA
- a CDS encoding organic hydroperoxide resistance protein yields the protein MSIEQVLYRAQAQVTGGRDGRAVVPDSKLDLHLTTPKELGGKGGDGTNPEQLFAAGYSACFIGAMKFVAARDKIAMPADASINGSVGIGAIPNGFGIEVELKISLPGMPRDAAQDLINKAHVVCPYSNATRNNIDVTLTLV from the coding sequence ATGTCGATCGAACAGGTTCTCTACCGAGCTCAGGCGCAAGTCACCGGCGGCCGCGACGGCCGCGCAGTGGTCCCCGACAGCAAGCTCGATCTGCACCTGACCACGCCGAAGGAACTGGGCGGAAAGGGCGGCGATGGCACGAATCCCGAGCAGCTGTTCGCGGCCGGCTACAGCGCGTGCTTCATCGGTGCGATGAAGTTCGTCGCCGCGCGCGATAAGATCGCGATGCCGGCGGATGCGTCGATCAACGGCAGCGTCGGCATCGGCGCGATTCCCAATGGCTTCGGCATCGAAGTCGAGCTCAAGATCTCGCTGCCCGGCATGCCGCGCGATGCCGCCCAGGACTTGATCAACAAGGCGCATGTCGTGTGCCCGTATTCGAACGCGACGCGCAACAACATCGACGTGACGCTGACGCTCGTTTAA
- a CDS encoding MFS transporter — MENATTALPRSAAPHAEKVTYAARNAPYWRRNLIVCVFGSFTTLVSLSMLLPFLPLYVQQLGVTSTSAVVQWSGVAFGVTFLGTALTAPIWGQLADRYGRKPMLVRAAVGMAVVMSTIGLAHNVYELVALRFAAGLIGGYASASIVMIGTQAPPERSGWALGVLSTGVLAGNLVGPLIGGVLPNLIGIRGAFFAAGGMIAVAAILTIALVREDFSLRPELKAKQAQAAASGGKRNYPALAALLVTATMVLLSNMSIEPIITVYIGQLGVAHNRLATIAGIVMACSAFGSMLMAARLGALADRIGGWNVIIGCLVATGLVMIPQAFVTEWWQLAALRGLMGMTLAGLLPSIAKLVRHAVHERESGKMLGYLQSSQYAGQVIGPLIGGAIGVHFGMRYVFFVTGALLVACAVLDKWAKQKAETTTAA; from the coding sequence ATGGAAAACGCCACCACCGCCCTCCCGCGATCGGCAGCGCCGCATGCCGAGAAGGTCACTTACGCGGCGCGCAATGCGCCGTATTGGCGACGGAATCTGATTGTCTGTGTGTTCGGCTCCTTTACGACGCTGGTCAGCTTGAGCATGCTGTTGCCGTTTTTGCCGCTCTATGTGCAGCAGCTCGGCGTCACCTCGACATCCGCGGTCGTGCAATGGTCGGGCGTGGCGTTTGGTGTGACGTTCCTGGGCACGGCGCTCACCGCGCCGATCTGGGGGCAATTGGCCGACCGCTATGGACGCAAGCCGATGCTGGTTCGCGCAGCGGTCGGCATGGCCGTCGTCATGTCGACGATCGGTCTCGCGCACAACGTCTACGAGCTCGTGGCGCTGCGATTCGCGGCCGGCTTGATCGGCGGATACGCATCGGCCTCGATCGTGATGATCGGTACGCAGGCGCCCCCCGAGCGGTCGGGCTGGGCGCTGGGCGTGCTTTCGACGGGCGTGCTGGCCGGCAATCTCGTCGGCCCGCTCATCGGCGGCGTGCTGCCGAATCTGATCGGCATTCGCGGCGCCTTCTTTGCCGCAGGCGGAATGATCGCGGTGGCCGCGATCCTGACGATCGCGCTGGTTCGCGAAGACTTCAGCTTGCGGCCGGAGCTCAAGGCCAAGCAAGCTCAGGCGGCTGCATCCGGCGGCAAGCGCAATTACCCTGCGCTCGCCGCGCTGCTCGTCACGGCAACGATGGTGCTGCTGTCGAACATGTCGATCGAGCCGATCATCACGGTCTATATCGGTCAGTTGGGCGTGGCGCATAACCGGCTGGCCACCATTGCGGGCATCGTGATGGCGTGCTCCGCATTCGGCAGCATGTTGATGGCGGCGCGGCTCGGCGCGCTGGCCGATCGTATCGGCGGCTGGAACGTCATCATCGGCTGTCTCGTCGCGACGGGTCTCGTGATGATCCCGCAGGCATTCGTGACCGAATGGTGGCAGCTCGCGGCGCTGCGCGGGTTGATGGGCATGACGCTGGCGGGCCTGTTGCCGTCCATCGCCAAGCTCGTGCGCCATGCCGTGCACGAGCGCGAATCGGGAAAGATGCTGGGCTATCTGCAGTCGTCGCAATACGCCGGGCAGGTGATCGGCCCGCTGATCGGCGGGGCGATCGGCGTGCATTTCGGCATGCGCTATGTGTTCTTCGTGACAGGTGCGCTCTTGGTCGCCTGCGCCGTGCTCGACAAGTGGGCCAAGCAAAAAGCGGAGACGACGACGGCGGCTTGA
- a CDS encoding 4-oxalocrotonate tautomerase: MRATSSSGTSSIASGARSPHCPARREQRIRDIIQVTHDSIGSDPKIINVIVREHPAESISVSSRINGEDFRKVKTN, translated from the coding sequence ATGCGCGCGACGTCTTCAAGCGGAACATCCTCGATAGCCTCGGGTGCGCGATCGCCGCATTGCCCGGCACGACGCGAACAGCGCATCAGGGATATCATCCAGGTCACGCACGATTCGATCGGATCGGACCCGAAGATCATCAATGTCATCGTGCGTGAACATCCGGCTGAAAGTATCAGCGTTTCCAGCCGCATCAACGGCGAGGACTTCAGGAAGGTAAAGACGAACTGA
- a CDS encoding response regulator: protein MDKIDHVLLVDDDRAIRELVATYLEKNGMRVSLAANGREMRAALEFGAPDLIVLDLMLPGEDGLVLCRELRAGKFRTVPVLMLTALSEETDRIVGLEMGADDYLAKPFAVRELLARIRAVLRRARMLPPGMQVTEASPMLSFGDWRLDTTARHLLDAEGTMVALSGAEYRLLRVFLDHPQRVLTRDQLLNLTQGRQADAFDRSIDLLVSRLRQRLRDEAREPRYIKTLRSEGYVFSAAVTMIEGTP, encoded by the coding sequence ATGGATAAGATCGACCACGTCCTGCTCGTCGACGACGACCGGGCCATTCGCGAACTCGTCGCGACCTATCTCGAGAAGAACGGCATGCGCGTTTCGCTTGCCGCCAACGGCCGCGAAATGCGGGCTGCACTGGAGTTCGGCGCGCCCGATCTGATCGTGCTGGACTTGATGCTGCCCGGCGAAGACGGGCTGGTCTTGTGCCGGGAATTGCGCGCCGGCAAATTCCGCACCGTGCCCGTGCTGATGCTCACCGCGCTGAGCGAGGAGACCGATCGCATCGTCGGCCTCGAAATGGGCGCGGACGACTACCTTGCGAAGCCGTTCGCGGTGCGCGAGCTGCTCGCGCGCATCCGCGCCGTGCTGCGCCGCGCGCGCATGCTGCCGCCCGGCATGCAGGTGACGGAGGCGTCGCCGATGCTGAGCTTCGGCGACTGGCGTCTCGACACCACCGCGCGTCACCTGCTCGACGCGGAAGGCACGATGGTCGCGCTGAGCGGCGCGGAATATCGCTTGCTGCGCGTCTTTCTCGATCATCCGCAGCGCGTGTTGACGCGCGACCAGCTGCTCAACCTGACGCAAGGGCGCCAAGCCGATGCGTTCGACCGCTCGATCGACTTGCTGGTCAGCCGATTGCGTCAGCGCCTGCGCGACGAGGCGCGCGAGCCTCGCTACATCAAGACGCTGCGCAGCGAGGGCTATGTATTCTCGGCGGCGGTCACGATGATCGAAGGGACGCCATGA
- a CDS encoding HAMP domain-containing sensor histidine kinase: MTTPLTRPLMRPLWHWPTTLFARLALILCVGLVLAQTLSFWLTMTERDDATSHMMMNYIDREVASSVALLDHLPPDERAAWLPRLARRSYGFILGPGEPGNPPDARLSEQVARAIDDGIGKAYPLTVNAIPGTREHLQVHLRLSDGSPLTIDIRPISGIPLSGWLPVVLVLQLAVLAACCWFAVRVATRPLHQLAKAADTLGPDLKASRLPEDGPSEVARAARAFNAMQDRIGLYMTERMQILAAISHDLQTPITRMRLRLDVIDDNAESAKLRQDLLEMENLVKEGVTYARTLHGAAEAPRRIDPDALLDSLVYDYVDAGQPVSLEGRVETALVTRPQALKRIVGNLVDNALKYGGSAEINAHSDPGGQVTISVLDRGPGIPPESLEAVFEPFYRLETSRNRHTGGTGLGLAIARQLALAMNAVLSLHNRPGGGLEARLTLKNRG, encoded by the coding sequence ATGACGACGCCCTTGACGAGGCCGTTGATGCGGCCCTTGTGGCACTGGCCGACTACGCTGTTTGCGAGGCTTGCGCTGATCCTTTGCGTGGGGCTCGTGCTCGCGCAAACGCTGTCGTTCTGGCTCACGATGACCGAGCGCGACGACGCGACGTCCCACATGATGATGAACTACATCGATCGCGAGGTCGCGAGCTCGGTGGCGTTGCTCGATCATTTGCCGCCGGACGAACGTGCGGCGTGGCTGCCGCGGCTTGCCCGGCGCAGCTACGGCTTCATCCTCGGGCCCGGCGAGCCGGGCAATCCGCCCGATGCGCGATTGTCCGAGCAAGTGGCGCGCGCGATCGACGACGGCATCGGCAAAGCCTATCCGCTGACCGTGAACGCGATTCCCGGCACGCGCGAGCATCTGCAGGTCCATTTGCGTTTGAGCGACGGCTCGCCGCTCACCATCGACATTCGTCCGATATCGGGCATTCCGCTATCGGGCTGGCTGCCGGTCGTGCTTGTGCTGCAACTGGCCGTGCTGGCCGCCTGCTGTTGGTTTGCGGTGCGCGTGGCGACGCGTCCGCTGCATCAATTGGCGAAAGCCGCCGATACGCTGGGCCCGGACTTGAAGGCGTCGCGCTTGCCGGAAGACGGCCCGTCGGAAGTCGCGCGCGCGGCCCGCGCGTTCAATGCGATGCAAGACCGCATCGGGCTCTATATGACCGAACGCATGCAGATTCTGGCGGCAATTTCTCATGACCTGCAAACGCCGATCACGCGCATGCGCCTTCGCCTCGACGTGATCGACGACAACGCGGAGAGCGCCAAGCTGCGACAGGATCTGCTCGAAATGGAGAATCTCGTCAAGGAAGGCGTCACCTACGCGCGCACGCTGCACGGCGCGGCGGAAGCGCCGCGCCGCATCGATCCGGATGCGCTGCTCGACAGCCTGGTGTACGACTACGTCGACGCGGGGCAGCCGGTCTCCTTGGAAGGGCGTGTCGAAACCGCGCTGGTCACGCGGCCGCAGGCTTTGAAGCGGATCGTCGGCAACCTGGTCGACAACGCACTGAAATACGGCGGGTCCGCCGAGATCAATGCTCACTCGGACCCGGGCGGGCAAGTGACGATCTCGGTGCTCGACCGCGGGCCCGGTATTCCGCCGGAATCGCTGGAGGCGGTATTCGAGCCGTTCTACCGGCTCGAAACGTCGCGCAATCGCCATACGGGCGGAACGGGCTTGGGCCTCGCTATTGCCCGCCAGCTCGCGCTCGCGATGAATGCCGTGTTGTCGCTGCATAACCGGCCGGGCGGCGGGCTCGAAGCGCGGCTGACGCTGAAGAACCGGGGCTGA
- a CDS encoding DUF4148 domain-containing protein produces MKLVQSLVIAAVVAIPAVSFAQSAQPVTRAQVRAELVQLQKAGYNPASDQTQYPVNIEAAEARISAQNSVAATSYGAPMEATSASGSHAQQAEIAGLGPIYAHP; encoded by the coding sequence ATGAAGCTCGTTCAATCGCTCGTCATCGCCGCTGTCGTTGCCATCCCGGCCGTCTCGTTCGCGCAGTCCGCGCAACCGGTCACGCGTGCTCAAGTGCGCGCAGAACTGGTTCAACTGCAAAAGGCCGGCTACAACCCGGCCAGCGATCAAACGCAATATCCCGTGAACATCGAAGCGGCTGAAGCGCGCATCAGCGCGCAAAACAGCGTGGCGGCAACGTCTTATGGTGCGCCGATGGAGGCGACGTCGGCTTCGGGCTCGCACGCCCAGCAAGCCGAAATCGCAGGGCTCGGTCCGATCTACGCCCATCCTTGA
- a CDS encoding NAD(P)H-dependent flavin oxidoreductase has product MFERYEQLARQLGVEHPVLLAPMDLVAGGRLAAAVTRAGGFGMIGGGYGNEAWLREQFAAAQGARVGVGFITWSLSRQPHLIDVCLEHEPAAIMFSFGDASEHIAKTKKAGILTICQVQTAAMAREAVDYGADIIVAQGAEAGGHGIACGTISLVPATVDAVGDKVPVVAAGGIADGRGFAAALALGAAGIAMGTRFYASEEALGDDDAKRRIVACRGGEETLRGILFDMARNNVWPSPYSGRVLRNAFSDKWYGRERELLQQLHVEQPRYQEARANHRYDTAAVIAGESAGLIHEVLPAKTIVMNVVEEMRDILGYSSSKVSKPSTQRHEA; this is encoded by the coding sequence ATGTTTGAGCGATACGAGCAGCTCGCACGGCAACTCGGCGTTGAACATCCGGTATTGCTTGCGCCGATGGATCTGGTCGCAGGCGGCCGGCTTGCCGCCGCTGTCACGAGGGCAGGGGGCTTTGGCATGATCGGCGGCGGCTACGGCAACGAGGCGTGGCTGCGCGAGCAGTTTGCCGCGGCGCAAGGCGCGCGGGTCGGCGTGGGGTTCATTACGTGGAGCCTGTCGCGCCAGCCGCATCTGATCGACGTCTGCCTCGAACACGAACCGGCCGCAATCATGTTCTCTTTCGGCGATGCCAGCGAGCATATCGCGAAGACGAAGAAGGCCGGCATTCTCACGATCTGCCAGGTTCAAACCGCCGCCATGGCGCGCGAAGCCGTGGACTACGGCGCGGACATCATCGTCGCGCAGGGCGCCGAAGCCGGCGGCCACGGCATTGCGTGCGGCACGATTTCGCTCGTTCCCGCTACCGTCGACGCAGTCGGCGACAAAGTGCCAGTCGTCGCCGCCGGCGGCATCGCGGATGGCCGGGGCTTCGCGGCGGCGCTCGCGCTCGGCGCTGCGGGCATCGCGATGGGAACCCGTTTCTATGCGAGCGAGGAAGCGCTCGGCGACGACGATGCCAAGCGGCGCATCGTCGCGTGCCGTGGCGGCGAGGAAACCCTACGAGGCATTCTGTTCGACATGGCCCGCAACAACGTATGGCCGTCGCCGTATTCGGGCCGCGTGCTGCGCAACGCGTTTTCGGACAAGTGGTATGGGCGCGAGCGTGAGCTGCTGCAGCAATTGCATGTCGAACAACCTCGCTACCAGGAAGCTCGCGCCAATCATCGTTACGACACGGCTGCCGTGATCGCCGGCGAGTCCGCGGGATTGATCCATGAGGTCTTGCCGGCCAAGACGATCGTCATGAATGTCGTCGAGGAAATGCGCGACATTCTTGGCTATTCCTCGTCCAAGGTGTCCAAGCCATCCACGCAGCGGCATGAGGCTTAA
- a CDS encoding thioredoxin family protein encodes MFSRFKTALAVSTFAAGALFAAFAASRGATAALPVERNSTAPEFTGIDKWLNSQPLTMQQLRGKVVLVDFWTYTCINCIHTLPYVQSWYQKYKDQGLVVVGVHTPEYPFERDTGKVSAAIKQYGLGYPVAQDNEYATWNAYGNQYWPALYLIDKKGQVVYTHFGEGNYEHTEAEIRAQLAKAN; translated from the coding sequence ATGTTCTCTCGATTCAAGACCGCTCTCGCCGTTTCGACTTTCGCCGCCGGCGCCCTGTTTGCCGCGTTCGCGGCAAGCCGCGGCGCAACGGCTGCGCTTCCGGTCGAGCGCAACAGCACTGCCCCCGAATTCACGGGCATCGACAAATGGCTCAACAGCCAGCCGCTGACCATGCAGCAATTGCGCGGCAAAGTGGTGCTCGTCGATTTCTGGACCTACACGTGCATCAACTGCATCCATACGCTGCCCTATGTGCAGAGTTGGTATCAGAAGTACAAGGACCAGGGCCTCGTCGTGGTCGGCGTGCATACGCCGGAATATCCCTTCGAGCGCGATACCGGCAAGGTGAGCGCCGCCATCAAGCAATACGGTCTCGGCTACCCCGTCGCGCAGGACAACGAGTACGCGACGTGGAACGCCTACGGCAATCAGTACTGGCCCGCGCTCTATCTGATCGACAAGAAGGGACAGGTGGTCTACACCCACTTCGGCGAAGGCAACTACGAGCATACCGAAGCGGAAATTCGGGCTCAGTTGGCGAAAGCCAATTGA
- a CDS encoding GFA family protein has protein sequence MSAELLHGSCHCGAVKFEVRTPTTPAARCNCSLCRRKGALMSPGFAADQLKIVSGEDALTMYQFNTRVAKHYFCKHCGIYPFHQTRKDPLLWRVNIGCLEGVDPYALEAGVADGASLSVVEDA, from the coding sequence ATGAGCGCCGAACTGCTGCACGGGTCCTGCCATTGCGGGGCCGTGAAATTCGAAGTCCGTACTCCGACCACGCCCGCCGCGCGCTGCAATTGCAGCCTGTGCCGCCGCAAGGGCGCGCTGATGTCGCCGGGGTTCGCCGCCGATCAGCTGAAGATCGTCAGCGGCGAGGATGCGCTGACGATGTATCAGTTCAATACGCGCGTGGCGAAGCACTATTTCTGCAAGCACTGCGGTATTTATCCGTTTCATCAGACGCGTAAAGATCCCCTGCTTTGGCGCGTCAACATCGGTTGCCTCGAAGGCGTCGACCCGTATGCGCTGGAAGCGGGGGTGGCGGACGGAGCGAGTCTTTCGGTCGTGGAGGACGCATGA